A portion of the Oscillospiraceae bacterium genome contains these proteins:
- a CDS encoding helix-turn-helix domain-containing protein: protein MTNVRKNSAKLTREDLKIAPESPTMKLSETPAVEPSDQTSKTVRHVPLVYRVEEIAQLLAISNRAAYNLCNTTKDFKVIRLGTSIRVSKQSFDDWFAAV, encoded by the coding sequence ATGACGAATGTCCGCAAAAATTCCGCTAAACTGACCCGTGAGGACTTGAAAATCGCGCCCGAATCCCCTACAATGAAATTGTCCGAAACCCCTGCCGTAGAACCTTCTGACCAGACCAGCAAAACCGTCCGACACGTCCCGCTCGTTTACCGGGTGGAGGAGATCGCCCAGCTTTTGGCGATCTCCAACCGTGCTGCGTACAATCTGTGCAACACCACGAAAGATTTCAAGGTGATCCGCCTCGGTACCAGCATCCGGGTAAGCAAGCAGAGCTTTGACGATTGGTTTGCAGCGGTCTGA
- the sdaAA gene encoding L-serine ammonia-lyase, iron-sulfur-dependent, subunit alpha, producing the protein MSFLSCEEMLAAARSQKITLAEAVLRSDLEESRLTEEQSRAAMHHLWQVMQATSWEYDPAQRSRSGLSGGDAAKVEQAHKEGKLLGGDYLSAVTAEALKTAECNACMKRIVAAPTAGSCGVLPAVLLPLARAGEADEEAVCEALYVAAGFGQVIAARATLAGAEGGCQAEVGAASAMAAAALCSLKGGTPEQCAAAAAMALGNLLGLVCDPVAGLVEVPCVKRNVVGAVNAVSCANMALAGVDYAIPCDEVIDAMGRVGSLLSPDLRETGQGGLAATPTGVTIAQRLAQEG; encoded by the coding sequence GTGTCGTTTTTGTCCTGTGAAGAGATGCTGGCGGCCGCCCGCAGCCAGAAGATCACGCTGGCCGAAGCCGTGCTGCGCAGCGACCTGGAAGAGAGCCGCCTGACCGAGGAGCAGAGCCGTGCGGCCATGCACCACCTGTGGCAGGTGATGCAGGCCACCAGCTGGGAGTACGACCCGGCCCAGCGCAGCCGCAGCGGGCTTTCCGGCGGCGATGCCGCCAAGGTGGAACAGGCTCACAAAGAAGGAAAGCTGCTGGGCGGCGATTACCTGTCCGCGGTGACCGCCGAGGCCCTCAAGACCGCCGAGTGCAACGCCTGCATGAAGCGGATCGTGGCAGCCCCCACGGCGGGCAGCTGCGGCGTGCTCCCGGCGGTGCTGCTGCCGCTGGCCCGCGCCGGAGAAGCGGACGAAGAGGCCGTCTGTGAGGCTCTCTATGTGGCAGCAGGCTTCGGGCAGGTCATTGCCGCCCGGGCCACACTGGCCGGTGCCGAGGGCGGCTGTCAGGCCGAGGTGGGCGCTGCCAGCGCCATGGCCGCCGCTGCCCTGTGCAGCCTGAAGGGCGGCACACCGGAACAGTGCGCCGCCGCTGCCGCCATGGCGCTGGGCAACCTGCTGGGCCTGGTGTGCGACCCTGTGGCGGGCCTGGTGGAGGTGCCCTGCGTCAAGCGCAACGTAGTGGGTGCCGTGAACGCCGTGTCCTGCGCCAATATGGCGCTGGCCGGGGTGGACTATGCCATCCCCTGCGACGAGGTCATTGACGCCATGGGCCGCGTGGGCAGTCTGCTCTCCCCGGACCTGCGCGAGACCGGCCAGGGCGGCCTTGCCGCCACGCCCACCGGCGTAACGATCGCCCAGCGCCTCGCACAGGAGGGCTGA
- a CDS encoding CHC2 zinc finger domain-containing protein has translation MKVDSRFHCFACQADGDVIDFVGRLFQLSPYKAVEKLKEDFGMTLADGKVRLAPRSPPTVRQQLLDYYRCLQRWRVRYAPQSPTEELHPCFLEAIKNLDIVEYYLDCSVLPDPQTENELRKYWEGLHERLEKEERRLA, from the coding sequence ATGAAGGTGGACAGCCGTTTTCACTGTTTCGCCTGTCAGGCCGATGGCGATGTGATCGATTTTGTCGGCAGGCTTTTTCAACTTTCTCCCTACAAAGCTGTGGAAAAGTTGAAGGAGGACTTTGGCATGACACTTGCCGACGGCAAGGTGCGGCTTGCTCCCCGCAGTCCGCCCACCGTCCGGCAGCAGCTGCTGGACTATTACCGCTGTCTGCAGCGTTGGCGGGTCCGATACGCACCGCAGTCACCCACAGAAGAACTTCACCCCTGCTTCCTTGAAGCGATAAAGAACCTTGACATCGTTGAATATTATCTGGACTGTTCGGTACTCCCGGACCCGCAGACCGAAAACGAACTACGGAAGTATTGGGAGGGATTGCATGAGCGACTGGAAAAAGAGGAACGACGATTGGCGTGA
- a CDS encoding relaxase/mobilization nuclease domain-containing protein yields MATIKHLSSKNSNYAAAESYLTFQHNEYTGLPILDEKGRPKLRDSYLLDTLECGESSFAMACLIANRKYGKNGGREDVKTHHYIISFDPKDAVENDLTMERAQALGLQFCKDNFPGHPAIVCTHPDGHNSAGNIHVHIVIGSLRVRTVERQPFMDKPCDWEAGKKHRCTSAMLRHLRVAVMEMCEQADLNQINLLEAQGDHVSEREYWAQRRGQRRLDHANAKLAAEGQQPTQTVYQTELDKLRKQIYAVLNKTTTFDEFSALLMQEHGIAVKESRGRLSYCSPGRTKFITAKKLSKKLEKEQVLTALSQNIQLATAIQPACEQKPDKIRKLVDIQANVAAGKGIGYERWAKKFNLKRWSQTLCLLQEKKLLSEDALNQRIVELKTQHDDALAVVKDLDARMVSLKELRGHLVVYRQYKPLAQKLQTVRNPAAFREQHRAELAVYEAACAYFKANGLRTLPDLKKLDAEYQTLSSEKNGFYTRYKKAQIELRELRTAQQNVEAFFRKEECSHAVPQQEVK; encoded by the coding sequence ATGGCAACCATCAAGCATTTAAGCTCGAAGAACTCTAACTATGCCGCCGCCGAAAGCTATCTCACCTTTCAGCACAACGAGTACACCGGTCTGCCCATTCTGGACGAGAAGGGCAGACCCAAGCTGCGGGATTCGTACCTGCTCGACACCCTTGAGTGCGGCGAATCCTCGTTCGCTATGGCTTGCCTGATCGCCAACCGCAAGTACGGCAAGAACGGCGGGCGGGAGGACGTGAAGACCCACCATTATATCATCAGCTTCGACCCGAAGGACGCAGTAGAGAACGACCTGACCATGGAGCGGGCGCAAGCCCTTGGCTTGCAGTTCTGCAAGGACAACTTCCCCGGTCATCCCGCCATCGTCTGCACCCACCCGGACGGTCACAACAGTGCGGGAAACATTCACGTCCACATCGTCATTGGCAGCTTGCGCGTCCGCACCGTAGAACGGCAGCCCTTCATGGATAAGCCCTGCGACTGGGAAGCGGGCAAGAAGCACCGCTGCACCTCTGCCATGCTCCGGCACCTCCGTGTCGCAGTCATGGAAATGTGTGAGCAAGCCGACCTGAACCAGATCAATCTGTTGGAAGCCCAAGGCGACCATGTTTCGGAGCGCGAGTATTGGGCGCAGCGGCGCGGACAACGCCGCCTCGACCATGCCAACGCCAAACTTGCCGCCGAAGGGCAGCAGCCCACCCAGACCGTCTACCAGACCGAACTGGACAAGCTGCGAAAGCAGATCTACGCTGTGCTGAACAAGACCACCACCTTCGATGAATTTTCTGCATTGCTCATGCAGGAACACGGCATCGCCGTGAAGGAGAGCCGAGGCCGGTTGAGCTACTGCTCACCCGGCCGGACAAAGTTCATCACCGCCAAGAAACTGAGCAAGAAGCTGGAAAAGGAGCAGGTGCTGACCGCCCTCTCCCAGAACATCCAGCTTGCAACCGCCATCCAGCCCGCCTGCGAACAGAAGCCGGATAAGATCAGGAAACTGGTTGACATTCAGGCGAACGTTGCTGCGGGCAAGGGCATCGGCTACGAGCGTTGGGCGAAAAAGTTCAACCTCAAACGCTGGTCGCAGACCTTATGTCTCCTGCAGGAGAAAAAGCTGCTCAGCGAAGATGCCCTGAACCAGCGCATTGTCGAACTAAAAACCCAGCACGACGATGCACTGGCGGTGGTCAAAGACTTGGATGCCCGCATGGTCTCCCTCAAGGAGCTGCGCGGGCATCTTGTGGTCTATCGGCAGTACAAGCCTCTTGCACAGAAGCTCCAGACTGTGCGGAACCCCGCAGCGTTCCGGGAGCAACACCGTGCAGAGCTTGCCGTGTACGAGGCCGCTTGCGCCTATTTCAAGGCCAACGGGCTCAGGACACTGCCAGACCTCAAAAAGCTGGATGCTGAATATCAGACCCTTTCCTCGGAGAAAAACGGGTTCTACACCCGCTACAAGAAAGCGCAGATCGAACTGCGTGAACTCCGCACCGCACAACAGAACGTGGAAGCCTTCTTCCGCAAGGAGGAGTGCAGCCACGCCGTACCGCAGCAGGAGGTCAAATGA
- a CDS encoding PTS sugar transporter subunit IIB → MIQLLRVDHRLLHGQVVFSWCSQLNPNCILIANDAAATDDVRKAALRLGKPNNAKLVIKTVEDSIAAINEGKTDKYSLMIVTGNVKDAVRLARETTQIKSINLGGTKSTPDRHALSHMVYVSDEEEKLLHEAVAEGIEVSIQAVPSDSKKILT, encoded by the coding sequence ATGATCCAACTGCTGCGCGTCGACCATCGTCTGCTGCATGGTCAGGTGGTTTTCAGCTGGTGTAGCCAGCTGAATCCCAACTGCATCCTGATCGCAAACGATGCTGCCGCTACCGATGATGTGCGCAAGGCTGCGCTGCGTCTGGGCAAGCCCAACAATGCCAAGCTTGTCATCAAGACCGTGGAGGATTCCATCGCGGCCATCAATGAAGGCAAGACCGACAAGTACAGCCTGATGATCGTGACCGGCAATGTCAAGGATGCGGTGCGTCTGGCGCGGGAGACCACCCAGATCAAGAGCATCAATCTGGGCGGCACAAAGTCTACGCCGGACCGCCACGCACTGTCTCATATGGTCTATGTATCGGACGAAGAGGAGAAGCTGCTGCACGAGGCCGTTGCGGAGGGCATTGAGGTGTCTATCCAGGCAGTGCCCAGCGACTCCAAAAAGATATTGACCTGA
- a CDS encoding MarR family transcriptional regulator — MNPNMEFAIKTAQAYNAVCKPLCQELKLPQTAFDILMFLANNPDRRTASDIVEFRHIKANLVSMNVDRLVKEGYLERRAVAGDRRKTELLCTEKARPVIERGRAVQNAFFARLLTNTDEPTREAFFRTMEIIGKNLDDILKENA, encoded by the coding sequence GTGAATCCGAACATGGAATTTGCCATCAAGACCGCGCAGGCCTACAATGCGGTCTGCAAGCCCCTGTGTCAGGAGCTGAAGCTGCCGCAGACGGCCTTTGATATCCTGATGTTCCTTGCCAACAACCCGGACCGCAGAACGGCCAGCGACATCGTGGAGTTCCGCCATATCAAGGCAAATCTGGTGTCGATGAATGTAGACCGGCTGGTGAAGGAGGGGTATCTGGAACGGCGCGCCGTTGCGGGCGACCGCCGCAAGACCGAGCTGCTCTGCACCGAAAAGGCCCGCCCGGTCATCGAGCGGGGCCGCGCGGTGCAGAATGCGTTCTTTGCGCGGCTGCTGACCAACACCGACGAGCCGACCCGGGAGGCCTTTTTCCGGACCATGGAGATCATCGGGAAAAATCTGGACGATATTTTAAAGGAGAACGCATGA
- a CDS encoding phage/plasmid primase, P4 family has product MSDWKKRNDDWRDEDELEEEEECECPWVDSKGKVRETTYCQYLLEKHPMMCLKQKLFDQNGEVDEDALLYEVHSDLRDFVLDNLAKKEKQVLDALRIETYTPEWKPQLDRIHLQNGTYFLDERGFVPEKELCLNRLPVEYQPDAPAPTKWLEFLDGLLISEDILTLQEYLGYLLIPSTKAQKMLVMTGKGGEGKSRIGLLLKKLFGEASHSESILRIETNRFASANLEYKLVMVDDDLNMVALPETRNIKSIVTAEDRLCIERKNKQAVQGLLYVRFICFGNGNLVAAHDDSDGFWRRQILITVKDRDPARVDNPFLIEELSEERPGILLWMLEGLHRLLANRYQFTISERSIQNLEAAMADSDNLTQFMQATAYVRFKPDTEERSTYLYRAYTKWCEDNLESPVPQKKFSQFLLKNAGKYGLTFSKHIEGKYRGFRGVCVHPAFAAA; this is encoded by the coding sequence ATGAGCGACTGGAAAAAGAGGAACGACGATTGGCGTGATGAGGACGAACTGGAAGAAGAGGAAGAATGCGAATGCCCTTGGGTAGACAGTAAGGGCAAAGTGCGTGAAACCACTTACTGCCAGTACCTTTTAGAGAAGCACCCCATGATGTGCCTGAAACAGAAGCTGTTCGACCAGAACGGCGAGGTAGACGAGGACGCACTGCTCTACGAAGTCCACAGCGACCTCCGTGACTTTGTGCTCGACAACCTTGCCAAGAAGGAGAAGCAGGTTCTGGACGCACTCCGTATCGAAACCTATACCCCTGAATGGAAACCCCAGCTTGACCGCATCCATCTCCAGAACGGAACCTACTTTCTGGACGAGCGGGGCTTTGTGCCGGAAAAGGAACTCTGCCTAAACCGGCTCCCCGTGGAATACCAGCCCGATGCCCCCGCACCGACCAAGTGGCTGGAATTTCTGGACGGTCTGCTCATCTCGGAGGATATTCTGACCTTGCAGGAATATCTCGGCTATCTCCTGATCCCGTCTACCAAGGCGCAGAAGATGCTGGTAATGACCGGCAAGGGCGGTGAGGGCAAATCCCGGATCGGCTTGCTGCTGAAGAAGCTGTTTGGGGAAGCGTCCCACTCCGAATCCATCCTCCGCATCGAAACAAACCGCTTTGCCAGTGCCAATCTGGAGTACAAATTGGTCATGGTCGATGACGATTTGAACATGGTGGCTCTGCCCGAAACACGGAACATCAAGTCTATCGTCACTGCCGAAGACCGGCTGTGCATTGAACGGAAGAACAAGCAGGCTGTCCAAGGCCTGCTGTACGTTCGTTTCATCTGCTTCGGCAATGGCAACCTTGTGGCCGCTCACGATGACAGCGACGGCTTCTGGCGTAGACAGATCCTCATCACGGTGAAAGACCGTGACCCTGCCCGGGTGGACAACCCGTTCCTTATCGAAGAGCTGTCCGAGGAGCGTCCCGGCATCCTGCTGTGGATGCTGGAGGGGCTGCACCGTCTGCTGGCGAACCGCTATCAGTTCACCATCAGCGAGCGCTCCATCCAGAACCTCGAAGCAGCCATGGCGGACAGCGACAACCTGACCCAGTTCATGCAGGCAACGGCGTATGTCCGCTTCAAGCCCGACACCGAGGAACGCTCCACCTACCTCTATCGCGCCTACACCAAGTGGTGCGAGGATAATCTGGAATCGCCTGTTCCGCAAAAGAAGTTCAGCCAGTTCCTGCTGAAAAATGCAGGGAAGTATGGCCTGACCTTTTCCAAGCACATCGAGGGAAAGTATCGCGGCTTCCGGGGTGTATGCGTCCACCCCGCCTTTGCTGCGGCATAA
- a CDS encoding sulfite exporter TauE/SafE family protein, which produces MSVLFTVLVTFFAGMGAGLGTGFAGMSAAAVITPMLITFLHMDPYMAVGIALSSDVLASAVSAYTYHKNKNLDIKNGLIMMASVLTFTVVGSWVASKVPSATMGSFSVFMTFLLGIKFILRPVMTTKEAMQGVSAKKRAVQSLVCGMLIGFICGFIGAGGGMMMLLILTSVLGYELKTAVGTSVFIMTFTALTGAVSHFMIGGAPDWGVWVLCVVFTLLWARIAAVFANKATPKTLNRATGVVLVVLGIVIMGFKLLA; this is translated from the coding sequence ATGAGTGTGTTGTTTACGGTTCTGGTCACCTTTTTTGCCGGCATGGGGGCCGGCCTTGGCACCGGCTTTGCCGGCATGAGCGCAGCAGCGGTGATCACCCCCATGCTCATCACCTTCCTGCACATGGACCCCTATATGGCGGTGGGCATCGCCCTGTCGTCGGACGTGCTGGCCAGCGCGGTCTCGGCCTACACCTACCATAAAAACAAGAATCTCGATATCAAAAACGGCCTCATCATGATGGCCAGCGTGCTCACCTTTACGGTGGTGGGCAGCTGGGTGGCCAGCAAGGTGCCCTCGGCCACCATGGGCAGCTTTTCGGTGTTCATGACCTTCCTGCTGGGCATCAAGTTCATCCTGCGCCCGGTCATGACCACCAAGGAAGCCATGCAGGGCGTCAGCGCCAAAAAGCGGGCTGTCCAGTCGCTGGTGTGCGGCATGCTCATCGGCTTCATCTGCGGATTCATCGGTGCGGGCGGCGGCATGATGATGCTGCTCATCCTCACCAGCGTGCTGGGCTATGAGCTCAAGACGGCTGTGGGCACCAGCGTGTTCATCATGACTTTCACCGCCCTCACCGGTGCAGTCTCCCACTTCATGATCGGCGGTGCGCCGGACTGGGGCGTCTGGGTGCTGTGTGTGGTGTTCACCCTGCTGTGGGCCCGCATTGCGGCCGTGTTTGCCAACAAGGCCACCCCCAAGACCCTGAACCGTGCCACCGGTGTCGTGCTGGTGGTGCTGGGCATCGTCATCATGGGCTTCAAGCTTCTGGCATAA
- the mobC gene encoding plasmid mobilization relaxosome protein MobC encodes MAEMKSPNVHAKKDRNDTPRKRKTHIIKVRVTAEEKLRIAYACKELHLTQSELVRRVLYGVNVKHTVVVAQGGEDALAALAALSAQCSKVGSNLNQLARHFNSGGKDTEQLRAQILEELSALTNFRLKAEETVGELYGNHQAFKLEEL; translated from the coding sequence ATGGCTGAAATGAAAAGTCCGAACGTACACGCAAAGAAGGACCGCAATGACACGCCGCGAAAACGAAAGACACACATCATCAAAGTCAGAGTGACCGCAGAAGAAAAACTGCGGATCGCATACGCCTGCAAAGAGCTCCACCTCACCCAATCCGAACTCGTCCGCCGCGTCCTGTACGGCGTGAATGTCAAGCACACCGTTGTGGTGGCGCAGGGCGGCGAGGATGCACTGGCGGCGCTTGCCGCCTTGTCTGCCCAGTGCAGCAAGGTAGGCAGCAACCTCAACCAGCTTGCACGGCACTTCAACTCCGGCGGCAAAGACACCGAGCAGCTCCGGGCACAGATTCTGGAGGAACTGTCCGCACTCACGAACTTTCGGCTGAAAGCCGAAGAAACGGTTGGTGAACTGTATGGCAACCATCAAGCATTTAAGCTCGAAGAACTCTAA
- the sdaAB gene encoding L-serine ammonia-lyase, iron-sulfur-dependent subunit beta, with the protein MRLFDVLGPVMIGPSSSHTAGAARIGYTAQKLLGEVPAKADIGLYGSFATTGKGHGTDRALVAGLLGLRPDDPRLPDSFALAEEQGMAFTIHPVELRSAHPNTAVLRLTARSGRELSLKAASVGGGRIRVTEIDGVPADFGGDSNTLIIHNEDTPGCIAEVTMSLALRRINIASMQVFRAAVGRYAVMVLECDSHIPHTLEQQLAVMPGLLKVTCLNVDEPEGMEE; encoded by the coding sequence ATGCGACTTTTCGACGTTCTGGGCCCGGTGATGATCGGGCCGTCCTCCAGCCATACCGCCGGTGCCGCGCGGATCGGCTACACGGCCCAGAAGCTGCTGGGCGAGGTGCCGGCAAAGGCGGACATCGGCCTGTACGGCAGCTTTGCCACCACCGGCAAGGGCCACGGCACCGACCGGGCGCTGGTGGCGGGCCTGCTGGGCCTGCGCCCGGATGATCCCCGCCTGCCGGACAGCTTTGCGCTGGCAGAGGAACAGGGCATGGCCTTTACGATCCACCCGGTGGAGCTGCGCAGCGCCCATCCCAATACGGCGGTGCTCCGTCTTACCGCCCGCAGCGGCCGGGAGCTGTCGCTCAAGGCCGCGTCGGTGGGCGGCGGCCGCATCCGGGTCACCGAGATCGACGGGGTGCCCGCCGACTTCGGCGGCGACAGCAACACCCTGATCATCCACAACGAGGACACCCCCGGCTGCATCGCCGAGGTGACCATGTCGCTGGCGCTGCGGCGCATCAACATTGCGTCCATGCAGGTGTTCCGGGCGGCGGTGGGCCGCTACGCGGTCATGGTGCTGGAATGCGACTCCCACATCCCCCACACGCTGGAACAGCAGCTGGCCGTGATGCCGGGCCTGCTCAAGGTCACCTGCCTGAATGTGGACGAGCCGGAAGGAATGGAGGAATGA
- a CDS encoding site-specific integrase, translating into MASIMKRGNTYSVRYNYKDHAGKPCKGWETFKTKAEAQERKITVEKELLDGTFLVPDTMTVEEMLYKWIPIQSSKHKWSPKTYTQSVAMVQNLIVPYIGKRKVQDLRTYDIEQFYATLSQTPCGQYVHGEKQELTENQKKRLLSSTSIHEVHTLLKTAFSYAVDWDLIHKSPTPREAPKVNTEERTIWDERTMLAALQTIENPALHLAVHLSMILSLREGEILGLQPSDLDFDAADGRGTISVNKALQRADKVALSKIDPTQIYHTFPDRREGSKSSLILKRTKTKKSNRILYMTKPLKEELLAWLEKMKQDEQSAPEKYSNCGQLFRLPDGLPIAPDVLTKWYRMWRAEHPEFEKIVFHGLRHSSATYQLLQSGGDFKSVQGNTGHATATVLMDTYAHTQDKPRLELTEKIEADFYTQDVAGAKPQEPPENKMPAATKITGKMILEAIRQMDAEERRELTRVLFA; encoded by the coding sequence ATGGCATCTATTATGAAACGTGGCAACACGTATTCCGTCCGATACAACTACAAAGATCATGCTGGCAAGCCCTGCAAGGGCTGGGAAACCTTCAAGACCAAGGCCGAAGCGCAGGAGCGCAAGATCACGGTGGAGAAGGAACTGCTGGATGGTACCTTCCTCGTGCCCGACACCATGACGGTCGAGGAGATGCTGTACAAGTGGATCCCCATTCAGTCCAGCAAACACAAGTGGTCTCCCAAGACCTACACCCAATCTGTGGCGATGGTGCAGAACCTCATCGTGCCGTATATCGGAAAGCGGAAGGTGCAAGACCTCCGCACCTATGACATTGAGCAGTTCTACGCCACCCTGAGCCAGACCCCCTGTGGCCAGTACGTTCACGGCGAGAAGCAGGAGCTGACGGAAAATCAGAAGAAACGGCTGTTATCCAGCACGTCCATTCACGAAGTCCACACACTCCTGAAGACCGCCTTTTCGTATGCTGTTGACTGGGATTTGATTCACAAATCGCCTACCCCTCGTGAAGCCCCCAAGGTCAACACCGAGGAGCGCACGATCTGGGATGAGCGCACCATGCTGGCAGCGTTGCAGACTATTGAGAACCCCGCCCTCCATCTGGCGGTGCATCTGAGCATGATTCTCTCCCTGCGAGAGGGTGAGATCCTCGGCTTGCAGCCGAGTGATCTGGACTTTGATGCAGCAGACGGACGGGGAACCATCTCGGTGAACAAAGCCCTGCAGCGTGCCGACAAGGTCGCCTTGTCCAAGATTGATCCCACCCAGATCTACCACACCTTCCCGGACAGACGGGAGGGGAGCAAGTCCTCGCTGATCCTCAAGCGGACTAAGACCAAAAAGTCCAACCGCATCCTGTACATGACCAAGCCCTTGAAAGAGGAGCTTCTGGCATGGCTGGAAAAGATGAAGCAGGACGAGCAGAGCGCCCCGGAAAAGTACAGCAACTGCGGTCAGCTGTTCCGCTTACCAGACGGCTTACCCATTGCCCCGGACGTTCTGACCAAGTGGTACCGTATGTGGCGGGCGGAGCACCCGGAGTTTGAGAAGATCGTGTTCCACGGTCTGCGCCACTCCAGTGCCACCTACCAGCTGCTACAATCTGGCGGTGACTTCAAGTCGGTGCAGGGCAACACTGGCCATGCAACCGCCACCGTCCTGATGGACACCTACGCCCACACGCAAGACAAACCCCGGTTGGAGTTGACCGAGAAGATCGAAGCCGACTTCTACACGCAGGACGTAGCAGGTGCAAAGCCGCAGGAACCCCCGGAAAACAAAATGCCGGCGGCAACAAAAATCACGGGTAAAATGATCCTTGAAGCCATCCGGCAGATGGACGCAGAGGAACGCCGCGAGCTGACGCGGGTGCTCTTCGCGTAA
- the tig gene encoding trigger factor, whose protein sequence is MKLVSVETPEKSVCKMTFSATAEELEAASNAVYERTRANYTIKGFEKGEADRAQIEADRGEHTFWYDAINDLMDKDVPALYDAALAEHGFHPVDEPSYDLVSVKKDEGFVATATVALQPELNLTQTTGFVVECVTPAVTDKEIDAVLERRRNAAAELVPHKGPAVKGNVVHMDFEGLLDGVAFQGGTAQNQSVQLGSGRMIPGFEDGILGHKAGDEFDIHVTFPERYHAKDLAGKAVVFKIKLHDVCVRQLPSMNSDFAKKVGGVDTMEEFREKVRKQLYDGRHGGALNRAKDQVLAKLADAAEGELPSVLVESTYQQEMQNVQQQLQMQRMTLNSYLSQIHETRESFTAKLHAGAEKNTRARMALLQIAQQENLVPTDEEIDKMIAERAERIKKTVDEIREKTNIPALKRTEAIRRAADWVIERSTIEEK, encoded by the coding sequence ATGAAACTGGTAAGCGTGGAAACTCCTGAAAAGAGCGTCTGCAAAATGACCTTCAGCGCCACCGCCGAAGAACTGGAAGCCGCATCCAACGCGGTGTATGAGCGCACCCGCGCCAACTATACGATCAAGGGCTTTGAAAAAGGCGAGGCCGACCGTGCCCAGATCGAGGCCGACCGCGGTGAGCACACCTTCTGGTACGACGCCATCAACGACCTGATGGACAAGGACGTGCCCGCACTGTACGACGCTGCGCTGGCCGAGCATGGCTTCCACCCGGTGGACGAGCCCAGCTACGACCTGGTGAGCGTGAAAAAGGACGAGGGCTTTGTAGCCACCGCCACCGTGGCCCTGCAGCCGGAGCTGAACCTGACCCAGACCACCGGTTTTGTGGTGGAGTGCGTCACTCCCGCCGTGACCGACAAGGAGATCGACGCGGTGCTGGAGCGCCGCCGCAATGCCGCCGCCGAGCTGGTGCCCCACAAGGGCCCGGCCGTGAAGGGCAACGTGGTGCACATGGACTTTGAGGGCCTGCTGGACGGCGTGGCCTTCCAGGGCGGCACTGCACAGAACCAGTCCGTGCAGCTGGGCAGCGGCCGCATGATCCCCGGCTTTGAGGACGGCATCCTGGGCCACAAGGCAGGCGACGAATTCGACATCCACGTCACCTTCCCGGAGCGCTACCATGCAAAGGACCTGGCCGGCAAGGCTGTGGTGTTCAAGATCAAGCTGCACGACGTGTGCGTGCGCCAGCTGCCTTCCATGAACAGCGACTTTGCCAAGAAAGTGGGCGGCGTGGACACCATGGAAGAGTTCCGCGAGAAGGTGCGCAAGCAGCTGTACGACGGCCGTCACGGCGGTGCACTGAACCGCGCCAAGGATCAGGTGCTGGCCAAGCTGGCCGACGCCGCCGAGGGCGAGCTGCCCAGCGTTCTGGTGGAGAGCACCTACCAGCAGGAGATGCAGAACGTGCAGCAGCAGCTGCAGATGCAGCGCATGACCCTGAACAGCTATCTGAGCCAGATCCACGAGACCCGTGAGAGCTTTACCGCCAAGCTGCACGCCGGTGCCGAGAAGAACACCCGTGCCCGCATGGCTCTGCTGCAGATCGCACAGCAGGAAAATCTGGTGCCCACCGACGAGGAGATCGACAAGATGATCGCCGAGCGTGCCGAGCGCATCAAAAAGACCGTGGATGAGATCCGTGAAAAGACCAACATCCCCGCTCTGAAGCGCACCGAGGCCATCCGCCGCGCTGCCGACTGGGTGATCGAGCGCTCCACCATCGAGGAAAAGTAA